In the genome of Pseudorasbora parva isolate DD20220531a chromosome 10, ASM2467924v1, whole genome shotgun sequence, one region contains:
- the npy4r gene encoding neuropeptide Y receptor type 4 produces the protein MPASALFDMPWWQALLNTTFNQSNSSLFLLDVPCWQSSTMTLTLVLCYCLVLILGLLGNILLICIIIHQRDPPNVTSILIANLSVSDILVSVFCLPFTVVYTLMDHWIFGALLCRLMPFVQCVSVTVSVLSLVLIALERHQLILHPSGWKPSVPQAYIAVLIVWLLACVTSLPFLAFHMLSSEPYSLLPAPLSQLQACLEVWPSQQHKLVYTTSLLLFQYCCPLLLILLCYLRIFLRLRRRQRMLERQCSRNREDEHRRVMHSKRINVMLVTLVAAFAVCWLPLNAFNVVADWHQEALPVCYHNLLFSLCHLLAMSSTCINPIIYGFLNSNFRKDVASVVLHCHFQPIEDSYEHFPMSTMNTDVSRTSFRLRNNSV, from the coding sequence ATGCCGGCGTCGGCTCTCTTTGACATGCCGTGGTGGCAGGCTCTCTTAAACACCACCTTCAATCAAAGCAACAGTAGTCTATTCCTGCTTGACGTCCCCTGCTGGCAATCAAGCACTATGACACTTACATTAGTGTTGTGTTACTGCCTGGTGCTTATTTTGGGCTTGCTTGGTAACATCCTCCTCATTTGCATTATTATACACCAGCGGGACCCTCCTAACGTCACTAGCATCCTCATCGCCAACCTTTCGGTTTCTGACATCCTGGTGAGTGTGTTCTGCCTTCCCTTCACTGTGGTTTACACTCTcatggatcactggatcttCGGTGCGCTGCTATGTCGTCTAATGCCATTTGTGCAGTGTGTGTCGGTGACGGTATCAGTTCTGTCTCTGGTTTTGATCGCACTTGAAAGGCACCAGCTCATACTGCATCCATCTGGCTGGAAGCCGAGCGTCCCACAGGCGTACATAGCCGTCTTGATCGTGTGGCTGTTGGCCTGCGTAACATCATTACCTTTCCTGGCATTCCACATGCTCAGCAGCGAGCCATACAGTCTGCTTCCAGCGCCGCTTAGCCAGCTACAGGCGTGTCTAGAAGTCTGGCCTTCTCAGCAGCACAAACTAGTCTACACCACCAGCCTGTTACTATTCCAGTACTGCTGCCCGCTGCTCCTAATACTTCTCTGCTACCTCCGCATTTTCCTGCGGCTGCGACGCAGGCAACGCATGCTGGAGCGCCAGTGCAGCCGCAATCGAGAAGACGAACACAGGCGTGTCATGCACAGCAAACGCATAAATGTTATGCTTGTCACTTTGGTGGCTGCATTTGCTGTGTGCTGGCTGCCATTAAATGCCTTTAATGTGGTGGCGGACTGGCACCAGGAGGCGCTGCCTGTGTGTTACCACAATCTGCTGTTTTCACTCTGTCATCTGCTGGCCATGAGCTCCACCTGCATCAACCCCATCATCTATGGCTTCCTCAACAGCAACTTCCGCAAGGATGTGGCCTCCGTGGTGCTACACTGCCATTTTCAGCCAATCGAAGACAGCTACGAACACTTTCCGATGTCCACCATGAACACTGATGTGTCACGGACATCTTTTAGACTCAGAAACAATTCTGTGTAA